Proteins encoded in a region of the Halioglobus maricola genome:
- the ispF gene encoding 2-C-methyl-D-erythritol 2,4-cyclodiphosphate synthase: MRIGHGYDVHKFGAGDSIVLGGVVIPHPRGLLAHSDGDVLIHAICDALLGAIASGDIGSHFPDTDPANADIDSRVLLRRVVGLVAEAGYALANLDSTIIAEAPKMRPYIDSMRVNLAHDLNVAVGQVNVKATTTEKLGFAGREEGIAAHAIVLLESARV; encoded by the coding sequence ATGAGAATTGGCCACGGCTACGATGTACACAAATTTGGTGCCGGCGATAGCATTGTTCTCGGTGGGGTTGTTATTCCCCACCCACGAGGTTTGCTCGCACACTCCGATGGCGACGTTCTCATACACGCGATCTGTGACGCACTGCTAGGGGCCATCGCCAGTGGCGATATTGGTAGCCACTTTCCCGATACCGATCCCGCGAATGCGGATATCGATTCACGTGTGCTTTTGCGCCGGGTGGTGGGATTGGTCGCTGAAGCTGGCTATGCGCTGGCGAACCTGGATAGCACTATCATTGCCGAGGCGCCTAAAATGCGGCCCTACATAGACAGCATGCGCGTCAACCTGGCACACGATCTGAATGTTGCCGTGGGCCAGGTGAATGTAAAAGCGACGACTACCGAGAAGCTCGGATTTGCTGGCCGCGAAGAGGGCATCGCAGCCCACGCTATTGTGCTGCTGGAATCCGCGCGGGTATGA
- a CDS encoding FtsB family cell division protein yields the protein MRWLFGILLVLLVVLQYRLWIAEGSLAEQQRLKRQVDDFTRENSALRDRNAVLEREVLELQTGNDGVEQRAREQLNLVRDGETFYQMEDEDK from the coding sequence TTGCGCTGGCTCTTCGGCATCCTGCTTGTTCTCCTGGTGGTCCTGCAGTATCGACTCTGGATCGCCGAGGGGAGCCTGGCCGAGCAGCAGCGTTTGAAGCGTCAGGTGGACGACTTCACCCGCGAGAACAGCGCCTTGCGTGACCGCAACGCCGTGCTGGAGCGGGAAGTTCTGGAACTGCAAACCGGCAACGACGGTGTAGAGCAGCGCGCACGAGAGCAATTGAACCTTGTTCGCGACGGCGAAACCTTCTACCAGATGGAAGACGAGGACAAGTAG
- the truD gene encoding tRNA pseudouridine(13) synthase TruD, with protein MSGALPRAHGPAVAHARFKSRPEDFRVYEELGFEPGGEGEHVFLHLEKCQLNTPDLAQRISSLSGIHPKDISYSGMKDRQAVTRQWFSVRMAGKTEPDWQSLAEEGVVEVLAVTRHQRKLKRGVHRGNRFRIVLRELQGDRDEIVARLDTLRAQGAPNYFGEQRFGREGSTLAQARGWSQRGARRISRNKRSLYFSALRSHLFNLALASRVARDSWNRIEVGDTCMLQGTRSLFTCEAMDASIEQRAATGDLHPGLPMWGRGGPACYLGEGAALAEEQAVCKFLEEAGLELAWRPARLIADDFCWQFCDDDVLQLDFRLGVGSYATALLAELLYES; from the coding sequence ATGAGTGGAGCGCTGCCGCGTGCACATGGGCCAGCTGTGGCTCACGCCAGGTTCAAGAGCAGGCCAGAAGATTTCCGCGTCTATGAGGAGTTGGGTTTTGAACCGGGCGGGGAGGGCGAGCATGTTTTCCTGCATCTGGAAAAGTGCCAGCTGAATACGCCGGACCTCGCTCAGCGCATCTCCTCTCTTAGCGGGATTCACCCCAAGGACATCAGCTACAGCGGCATGAAGGACAGGCAGGCAGTTACCCGCCAGTGGTTCAGTGTGCGCATGGCGGGCAAGACTGAGCCCGACTGGCAATCGCTGGCTGAGGAGGGCGTGGTTGAGGTGTTGGCAGTGACGCGGCACCAGCGCAAACTCAAGCGTGGAGTGCATCGCGGGAATCGTTTCAGGATTGTGCTGCGGGAGCTTCAGGGCGATCGCGATGAAATCGTGGCACGGCTGGACACCCTGCGAGCACAGGGGGCACCCAATTATTTTGGCGAGCAGCGATTTGGCCGCGAGGGATCAACCCTGGCACAGGCAAGGGGCTGGTCGCAGCGTGGCGCCCGACGGATCTCGCGCAACAAGCGCAGTCTGTATTTTTCTGCGCTACGCAGTCATCTTTTCAATCTCGCGCTTGCCAGCCGCGTCGCGCGAGATAGTTGGAACCGCATAGAAGTTGGCGATACCTGCATGCTGCAGGGCACGCGCAGTCTGTTCACCTGTGAAGCAATGGATGCGAGTATTGAACAGCGCGCCGCCACTGGTGATCTCCATCCAGGCTTGCCGATGTGGGGGCGGGGTGGGCCCGCGTGCTACCTGGGGGAGGGCGCCGCGCTGGCTGAAGAGCAAGCTGTCTGCAAATTTTTGGAAGAGGCGGGCCTGGAGCTGGCATGGCGCCCGGCGAGGCTGATCGCGGATGACTTTTGTTGGCAGTTTTGTGATGATGACGTATTGCAACTGGACTTCCGTCTGGGGGTTGGCAGCTACGCGACGGCGCTGCTGGCGGAACTGTTGTACGAGTCATAA
- the rpoS gene encoding RNA polymerase sigma factor RpoS has product MPPVAVEDQDAFVEAKARTARKVDKSLDATQLYLNEIGYSPLLTADEEKFYARLARSGDDSGRKRMIESNLRLVVKISRRYINRGLTLLDLIEEGNLGLIRAVEKFDPERGFRFSTYATWWIRQTIERAIMNQTRTIRLPIHVVKELNVYLRAARELTQKLDHEPTAEEIADMLDKPAADVKRLLRLNERVTSVDTPVGPDSDKTVVDTIADAHETDPSELLQDSDIKDSIAAWLDELSEKQREVVSRRFGLRGYESSTLEEVGREIGLTRERVRQIQVEALKRLRGIMENQGLSGESLFS; this is encoded by the coding sequence GTGCCGCCAGTAGCGGTAGAAGATCAGGATGCTTTTGTAGAGGCAAAGGCTCGCACCGCTCGTAAAGTCGACAAGTCGCTCGACGCCACCCAGCTGTATCTCAATGAAATTGGTTACTCCCCGCTGCTGACTGCAGACGAGGAGAAGTTCTACGCGCGCCTGGCTCGCAGTGGCGATGATTCTGGCCGCAAGCGAATGATCGAGAGCAATCTGCGACTGGTGGTAAAGATCTCTCGCCGCTACATCAACCGCGGCCTGACCCTGCTGGATCTGATCGAAGAGGGCAACCTCGGCCTGATACGCGCGGTGGAGAAGTTTGACCCGGAGCGAGGCTTCAGGTTCTCAACCTACGCTACCTGGTGGATCCGCCAGACGATTGAGCGGGCCATCATGAATCAGACCCGCACCATCCGGTTGCCGATTCATGTGGTGAAAGAGCTGAATGTCTACCTGCGTGCTGCGCGCGAGCTGACCCAGAAGCTTGACCACGAGCCCACCGCAGAAGAAATTGCCGACATGCTCGACAAGCCTGCAGCTGATGTGAAGCGTCTGCTTCGCCTCAATGAGCGGGTGACCTCGGTCGATACGCCTGTTGGGCCTGACTCTGATAAAACTGTCGTCGACACGATTGCCGATGCTCACGAAACCGATCCCTCTGAGCTTCTGCAGGATTCTGATATCAAGGACAGTATTGCGGCGTGGCTGGACGAGTTGTCAGAGAAGCAGCGCGAGGTGGTATCGCGTCGTTTCGGATTGCGCGGCTATGAAAGCAGCACACTCGAGGAGGTAGGCCGAGAGATTGGCCTCACCCGCGAGCGCGTGCGCCAGATCCAGGTTGAAGCGCTCAAACGGCTTCGCGGCATCATGGAAAATCAAGGTCTCTCGGGCGAATCGCTTTTTAGCTAG
- the ispD gene encoding 2-C-methyl-D-erythritol 4-phosphate cytidylyltransferase, with protein sequence MPASNCHAVIPAAGIGARMGGDTPKQYLEVAGLSLLEHSLAALLAAPSIASVTIALHPQDGRAADIPLLQDPRVHTVIGGDERADSVLAALQDLANRASTDCWVLVHDAARPGLAPGDVERLVDAVTARQRGGILAEPVVDTVKRSDSNGCVAATLDRTELWRAQTPQMFPLGELIAAMSGALKEGLTVTDEASAMELAGQPVQLVAGAAANLKVTVPADLELVAWYLDRRAKGEEE encoded by the coding sequence GTGCCTGCGTCCAACTGCCACGCTGTTATCCCTGCCGCCGGTATTGGCGCGCGCATGGGGGGTGACACGCCGAAACAATATCTTGAAGTAGCCGGCCTGAGCCTGCTCGAGCACAGCCTTGCGGCCCTGTTGGCTGCACCTTCCATTGCGTCCGTCACGATAGCGCTCCATCCGCAGGATGGCAGAGCCGCGGATATCCCGCTGCTGCAGGACCCGCGAGTGCACACTGTGATCGGTGGCGACGAACGTGCCGATTCGGTGTTGGCAGCTCTCCAGGATCTCGCTAATCGGGCATCCACTGATTGCTGGGTATTGGTCCACGATGCGGCGCGCCCCGGGCTTGCGCCTGGCGACGTCGAGCGCCTTGTCGATGCAGTGACAGCCCGGCAGCGCGGTGGGATTCTAGCGGAACCGGTGGTCGACACAGTGAAGCGCAGCGATTCCAACGGCTGCGTGGCGGCCACCCTTGACCGAACTGAATTATGGCGAGCCCAGACACCGCAGATGTTTCCTCTCGGCGAGTTGATTGCCGCGATGTCCGGAGCCCTGAAGGAGGGCCTCACGGTGACTGACGAAGCATCTGCAATGGAATTAGCGGGTCAGCCAGTGCAGCTGGTGGCGGGAGCAGCGGCGAATTTGAAAGTGACTGTTCCGGCGGACCTGGAATTGGTCGCCTGGTATCTCGACCGCCGGGCCAAAGGGGAAGAAGAATGA
- a CDS encoding DUF368 domain-containing protein — MTSLGIYLRGVLMGAADIVPGVSGGTMAFITGIYDRLLGSIRSVDIAFVRKVLALDIRGAWEHVNGGFLLALLLGIATSIVTLSRVISWVLEHHPVPLWAFFFGLILASSLVLVRHVPAWNVARLVCLFTGIAVAATIALAPMINLDIGLPGVFFAGFLAICAMILPGISGSFILVLLGMYGPTLLAVKEFDVSYLLVLIAGAVCGLLVFSRLLHWLLQRFHDGTMALLTGFLFGSLLVVWPWKRVLLWVDSSSGSLKPAQQAPVLPDAFLVHTGTEPQVGLCIAMMVVGFTLVWFVERRWGQEAGASP; from the coding sequence TTGACGTCCCTCGGCATCTACCTTCGTGGCGTACTAATGGGCGCCGCCGACATCGTTCCAGGCGTTTCCGGCGGAACAATGGCCTTCATCACCGGTATCTACGATCGACTGCTAGGTTCTATACGCTCGGTTGATATTGCTTTCGTGAGGAAAGTTCTGGCGCTGGATATACGCGGTGCATGGGAGCACGTCAATGGCGGCTTTCTGCTGGCCCTGTTGCTGGGTATCGCCACGAGTATCGTGACTCTGTCGCGTGTTATTTCCTGGGTTCTCGAGCATCACCCGGTGCCACTCTGGGCCTTCTTCTTTGGCCTTATTCTAGCGTCCTCCCTGGTCCTGGTGCGGCATGTGCCCGCCTGGAATGTTGCGCGTCTGGTGTGCCTCTTCACGGGTATAGCGGTGGCTGCGACCATCGCGCTTGCCCCTATGATCAATCTGGATATTGGCTTGCCCGGTGTATTTTTTGCCGGTTTCCTGGCGATTTGCGCCATGATCCTGCCGGGGATCTCCGGCAGCTTTATCCTGGTGTTGCTGGGTATGTATGGCCCGACTCTGCTCGCAGTGAAAGAGTTTGATGTGAGCTATCTACTGGTGTTGATAGCGGGCGCTGTGTGCGGCCTGCTGGTGTTTTCACGGCTGCTCCATTGGCTGTTGCAGCGCTTTCACGACGGTACAATGGCGCTGCTGACGGGATTCCTGTTTGGTTCGCTGCTGGTGGTATGGCCGTGGAAAAGGGTCCTGCTGTGGGTGGATAGCAGCAGCGGTTCGCTAAAGCCCGCGCAGCAGGCACCTGTGCTACCCGATGCTTTTCTTGTTCACACCGGCACTGAACCACAAGTGGGTTTGTGCATCGCAATGATGGTGGTTGGTTTTACGCTGGTCTGGTTTGTCGAACGGCGCTGGGGCCAGGAGGCCGGCGCCAGTCCTTAG
- the eno gene encoding phosphopyruvate hydratase has translation MSNIAKIQAFEVMDSRGNPTVMAEVTLESGHVGSACAPSGASTGSREALELRDGDSRRYLGKGVLKAVDFVNGPIAAMLKGSDAADQRALDAQMIEGDGTENKETFGANAILAVSLAAAKAAAADRNIPLYQHIADINGTSDFTMPVPMMNILNGGEHADNNVDIQEFMVQPVAAPTFAEGLRAGAEIFHNLKKVLSGRGLNTAVGDEGGFAPNLPSNEAALEVIAEATELAGYKLGTDITLALDCAASEFYKNGVYDLAGEGKQFDSAGFGDYLANLAAAHPIISIEDGLDESDWDGWKLLTEKIGDKVQLVGDDLFVTNTKILQEGIDRNIANSILIKFNQIGSLTETLDAIAMAKAAGYTAVISHRSGETEDTTIADLAVATAAGQIKTGSLCRSDRVAKYNRLLRIEAELGGRAPYRGLAEFKR, from the coding sequence ATGAGTAACATCGCAAAAATTCAGGCCTTTGAAGTGATGGATTCCCGCGGGAACCCCACGGTGATGGCTGAAGTCACCCTAGAATCCGGCCACGTAGGTTCTGCCTGCGCACCTTCTGGTGCATCAACTGGCTCCCGTGAGGCGCTTGAACTGCGCGACGGTGATTCTCGTCGCTACCTAGGTAAAGGCGTGCTAAAGGCTGTCGATTTCGTCAATGGTCCTATCGCTGCGATGCTCAAGGGTTCTGATGCCGCGGACCAGCGCGCGCTGGATGCGCAAATGATTGAAGGTGACGGGACCGAGAACAAGGAAACTTTTGGTGCCAATGCTATCCTCGCCGTATCTCTGGCCGCAGCCAAGGCCGCGGCAGCGGACAGGAACATACCCCTCTACCAGCACATCGCCGATATCAACGGCACTAGCGATTTCACCATGCCGGTACCGATGATGAACATTCTCAACGGCGGCGAGCATGCAGATAACAATGTCGATATTCAGGAGTTCATGGTGCAGCCTGTCGCAGCTCCCACGTTCGCCGAAGGCCTGCGTGCAGGCGCCGAAATTTTCCATAATCTCAAGAAGGTGCTCTCCGGTCGCGGTTTGAACACGGCCGTTGGTGACGAGGGTGGCTTTGCGCCTAATCTGCCCTCTAACGAGGCGGCCCTGGAAGTCATCGCTGAAGCTACCGAGCTTGCCGGTTACAAACTGGGTACCGACATTACCCTGGCGCTGGATTGCGCTGCATCGGAGTTTTATAAGAACGGTGTTTACGATCTGGCAGGCGAGGGCAAGCAGTTTGACAGTGCGGGTTTCGGCGACTATCTCGCTAACCTCGCCGCTGCTCACCCAATCATCTCAATTGAAGATGGCCTCGACGAATCTGACTGGGACGGTTGGAAGTTGTTGACCGAGAAAATTGGCGACAAGGTACAGTTGGTAGGCGACGACCTGTTTGTGACCAATACGAAAATCCTGCAGGAGGGCATCGACAGAAATATCGCCAACTCCATCCTGATTAAATTCAACCAGATTGGTTCCTTGACTGAGACTCTGGATGCCATTGCTATGGCCAAGGCCGCTGGATACACCGCGGTCATTTCGCATCGCTCCGGCGAAACCGAAGACACCACGATTGCCGACCTGGCGGTAGCCACCGCTGCAGGCCAGATCAAGACCGGCTCCCTTTGTCGCTCTGATCGCGTTGCCAAGTACAACCGCTTGCTGCGTATCGAAGCGGAGCTGGGTGGTCGCGCTCCCTACCGCGGCCTTGCGGAATTCAAGCGCTAG
- a CDS encoding protein-L-isoaspartate(D-aspartate) O-methyltransferase yields the protein MTSQRTRERLIQRLVDQGISDQRVLDVMAITPRHLFLDEAMAHRAYEDVALPIGFQQTLSQPYIVGRMTELLLEGGTPERVLEIGTGSGYQTAILAQLVGELYSVERIKPLQQKARQRMRQLKLRNVHMNHADGGMGWAERGPFDGILAAAAPERIPEELLRQLAPGGRLVMPVGGATQHLQIVDRTNEGFETTIVEEVRFVPLRPGTVR from the coding sequence ATGACGTCGCAGCGCACGCGCGAGCGGCTCATCCAGCGACTGGTCGACCAGGGAATCAGTGACCAGCGGGTATTGGATGTCATGGCGATAACGCCGCGGCACCTCTTCCTTGATGAGGCCATGGCGCATCGGGCTTATGAAGACGTAGCCCTGCCGATTGGTTTTCAGCAGACCCTGTCCCAGCCCTATATTGTTGGCCGTATGACGGAGTTACTGCTCGAGGGTGGTACTCCCGAGCGCGTGCTCGAGATTGGCACGGGTTCCGGATATCAGACCGCCATCCTGGCGCAGCTTGTCGGTGAGCTGTACAGCGTCGAGCGAATCAAACCACTGCAGCAAAAGGCGCGCCAGCGAATGCGCCAACTCAAATTGCGCAATGTCCATATGAATCACGCTGACGGCGGCATGGGCTGGGCGGAGCGGGGGCCTTTTGATGGGATCCTGGCTGCAGCCGCCCCCGAGCGAATCCCGGAAGAACTATTGCGTCAACTCGCTCCCGGCGGCCGTTTGGTTATGCCCGTCGGTGGCGCTACCCAGCATCTGCAGATCGTGGACCGCACCAACGAGGGTTTCGAGACAACGATCGTTGAAGAGGTGCGGTTTGTTCCGCTTCGCCCCGGGACTGTGAGGTAG
- a CDS encoding FAD-dependent oxidoreductase — translation MSAFSIGLRSLFAVVLVAGSSVVAAAQDLPTVVIVGAGLAGLNSAMLLEDQGFDVTVLEARDRIGGRLFTLDQVAGKPEAGGNMIGASYARVIDRSRQLGLQLVPSAQLAGGPAAMEYHVGGEFISPAAWAGSPLNPYPESLKRVPPGSAMMAVLRDNPLKTPADWRSANAAQFDTPIGQKLDALGFDERAKQLAGHANSYGNSLDDTSLLAMYRIMAVYTMARGLPGGSVAVAGGNQRLPEAMAASLAGQVLTGKWVTHISRDDKRVTLETADGETYEADYALITVPLPALRNIVISPALPDAQREAIETLDYAKTLQAFFTVEGEYWGQHTPSVWTDTAAERLFATADADGKVSNITLWTTGNEALAFGALEGATQQQALYQAVYDVFPAAKGKVTLREVRDWSNDKLAGGSWLRWQPGQIGAYADVLAAPAGRLFFAGEHTAIVNTGMEGAMESGERAVGELMGLHQSSTKQSLAGEDLFVYCQGCHSLTVGEPHKLGPNLSGFYGRAIASREGYAYSKALAGTDGSWDRESLQNWLNDPQKMAPGNRMIYANPFDQEQLEILLDYLETAGR, via the coding sequence ATGTCAGCTTTCTCTATCGGATTGCGCAGCCTCTTTGCAGTTGTCCTGGTCGCTGGTAGTAGTGTGGTCGCCGCGGCACAGGATCTCCCCACCGTGGTGATAGTGGGAGCCGGGCTGGCGGGGCTCAATAGCGCCATGTTACTGGAGGATCAGGGCTTTGATGTCACCGTGTTAGAGGCCCGTGACCGGATCGGAGGAAGGTTATTTACGTTGGACCAGGTTGCCGGCAAGCCAGAAGCCGGCGGCAATATGATTGGCGCCAGCTACGCCCGCGTGATCGACCGATCCCGGCAGCTTGGTTTGCAACTTGTGCCATCTGCACAATTAGCGGGCGGCCCCGCTGCGATGGAATACCATGTCGGCGGAGAATTTATTTCCCCGGCCGCCTGGGCAGGCTCTCCCCTGAATCCTTACCCTGAGAGCCTCAAGCGCGTCCCTCCCGGTAGCGCCATGATGGCCGTGCTGCGAGACAATCCGCTCAAGACACCCGCCGACTGGCGCAGTGCAAACGCCGCTCAGTTTGATACGCCAATTGGGCAAAAGTTGGACGCACTTGGCTTTGATGAGCGAGCCAAACAACTGGCTGGCCACGCCAATAGTTATGGCAACTCGCTCGATGACACCTCGTTGCTGGCGATGTATCGGATCATGGCCGTGTACACCATGGCCCGCGGATTGCCCGGAGGCAGTGTGGCAGTTGCGGGCGGGAATCAGCGTCTGCCGGAGGCCATGGCGGCTTCACTTGCTGGGCAGGTACTCACAGGAAAGTGGGTCACCCACATCAGCAGGGATGACAAGAGAGTCACACTGGAGACCGCAGACGGCGAGACGTACGAGGCTGACTATGCCCTCATCACGGTGCCGCTGCCGGCACTGCGCAACATTGTGATATCCCCGGCGTTGCCCGATGCGCAGCGTGAGGCCATTGAAACGCTGGATTATGCCAAGACTTTGCAGGCTTTTTTCACAGTGGAGGGCGAATACTGGGGCCAACACACTCCCAGCGTTTGGACTGATACCGCAGCCGAACGATTGTTTGCTACCGCGGATGCTGATGGCAAGGTGAGTAATATCACCTTGTGGACAACCGGCAATGAGGCACTGGCGTTCGGTGCTCTGGAGGGAGCCACACAGCAGCAAGCGCTTTACCAGGCGGTGTACGACGTCTTTCCCGCGGCCAAGGGCAAAGTGACGCTGCGCGAAGTGCGCGACTGGAGCAACGACAAACTGGCAGGGGGCAGTTGGCTACGATGGCAGCCCGGCCAGATTGGGGCGTATGCCGACGTACTTGCCGCGCCAGCGGGGCGGCTTTTCTTTGCGGGTGAACACACCGCTATCGTTAATACGGGTATGGAGGGCGCAATGGAGTCAGGTGAGCGGGCGGTCGGTGAATTGATGGGCCTGCACCAATCTTCAACAAAGCAGTCACTGGCGGGGGAGGACCTCTTTGTCTACTGCCAGGGGTGCCATTCCCTGACTGTGGGGGAACCACACAAGTTAGGTCCGAACCTGTCTGGTTTCTATGGGCGAGCGATCGCAAGCCGAGAAGGCTACGCCTACTCAAAAGCCCTGGCGGGTACTGACGGGTCGTGGGACCGGGAGTCCCTGCAAAACTGGCTTAATGATCCGCAGAAAATGGCGCCGGGCAACCGTATGATTTACGCCAATCCGTTTGATCAGGAGCAGTTGGAAATCTTGCTGGACTACCTTGAAACGGCCGGCCGCTGA
- a CDS encoding YdcH family protein has protein sequence MLGEVHSLNNDFPELAAVIQQLLDTDHLFVADNKQYTALDKEIRSLEMRGGPIDDMAMHQLKHDRAELKDSLYQRLVAAQS, from the coding sequence ATGCTAGGTGAAGTACACTCATTGAATAACGATTTTCCTGAATTGGCTGCGGTGATACAGCAGCTTCTGGATACCGACCATCTATTTGTCGCCGATAACAAACAGTACACCGCCCTGGACAAAGAAATTCGCAGCCTCGAAATGCGCGGAGGCCCCATCGATGATATGGCCATGCACCAGCTGAAGCACGACCGGGCCGAGCTGAAGGATTCACTCTACCAACGCCTGGTTGCTGCCCAGTCTTAA
- a CDS encoding sodium/proline symporter produces MNSTVVLTTLVGYKIMLVLIGFWAQRRVQSEQDFFLAGRQLGPWVAAVSYSASAASAWTLLGMSGLAFALGLSTFWVALGAVLGCGISWFVLAPRIMHIAGEERVLSATEFIALGTTGPQRQRIITLASLIILVSFVVYVASQFQGAGNTFASTFAMGSAESIALGGAIIMIYTLLGGFWAVSVTDTIQGLLMIITAVLLPVAAIVHLGGPIEFYGALQESTNENFMSLSGGAAGLTLLGMLIGSLAIGISSFGQPHLAARFMALRDKRALRQGQVIATGWYAIVFFGMFLLGLCGRLLVPELENPEQVFFAVNEALFPSALGAVLLAAVLSAIMSTADSMLLVCGTTVAHDMGITRRYQLRALLLSRLVIAVISIMAVAVAIYLPSTIFQRVLFAWVAIGSALGPTIVCRAMGLTLPESRILPAIATGFVAAVVFYLLPNTPGDIAERTIPFALGLSVLLLHRPV; encoded by the coding sequence GTGAACAGTACCGTCGTTCTCACCACACTGGTCGGCTACAAGATCATGCTGGTGCTCATCGGCTTCTGGGCCCAACGTCGGGTGCAATCGGAGCAGGACTTTTTTCTGGCCGGACGCCAGCTGGGCCCCTGGGTTGCTGCGGTCAGCTACTCCGCCAGTGCTGCATCTGCCTGGACACTGCTCGGAATGAGTGGACTGGCCTTCGCGCTCGGGCTGTCGACTTTCTGGGTGGCATTGGGAGCAGTACTCGGCTGCGGGATCTCGTGGTTCGTACTGGCACCGCGCATCATGCATATCGCCGGCGAAGAGCGTGTACTCTCTGCGACTGAATTTATCGCTCTGGGCACCACAGGCCCTCAGCGCCAGCGCATAATCACTCTCGCTTCGCTTATCATTCTGGTCAGCTTTGTTGTCTATGTCGCCTCCCAGTTCCAGGGAGCGGGCAATACGTTCGCCTCTACGTTTGCCATGGGCAGCGCGGAGAGTATCGCCCTGGGCGGCGCGATCATAATGATCTACACCCTGCTGGGCGGGTTCTGGGCAGTATCGGTCACCGATACGATTCAGGGTCTACTGATGATTATCACCGCCGTGCTACTTCCGGTTGCCGCCATAGTTCACCTGGGCGGCCCCATCGAGTTCTACGGTGCTCTGCAAGAAAGCACAAATGAAAACTTCATGTCTCTCAGTGGCGGTGCAGCAGGCCTGACATTGCTCGGCATGCTTATCGGCTCGCTGGCCATCGGGATTTCCTCCTTCGGCCAGCCTCACCTCGCTGCCCGGTTTATGGCACTGCGTGACAAGCGTGCGCTGCGCCAGGGCCAGGTTATCGCTACCGGCTGGTATGCCATCGTATTCTTCGGCATGTTCTTACTGGGTCTTTGCGGCCGTTTGCTGGTGCCGGAACTGGAGAATCCAGAGCAGGTATTTTTTGCTGTGAACGAGGCGCTGTTTCCATCGGCACTGGGTGCTGTACTACTCGCTGCGGTGCTCTCTGCCATCATGTCCACGGCCGATAGCATGCTGCTGGTGTGCGGAACCACCGTGGCTCACGACATGGGTATTACCCGTCGCTATCAGCTGCGTGCGCTACTGCTGTCTCGCCTGGTGATCGCGGTAATTTCGATCATGGCGGTGGCCGTGGCGATCTACTTGCCATCCACAATTTTCCAACGGGTATTGTTTGCCTGGGTAGCGATCGGTTCGGCACTTGGCCCAACCATTGTCTGTCGGGCTATGGGTCTGACACTGCCAGAAAGTCGAATACTACCCGCGATTGCCACAGGCTTTGTCGCCGCAGTCGTGTTTTACCTCTTACCGAACACACCCGGCGACATCGCTGAACGGACAATTCCTTTTGCCCTTGGGCTGAGCGTCCTTCTGCTGCACAGACCTGTTTAA
- a CDS encoding peptidoglycan DD-metalloendopeptidase family protein, which produces MKIYRVAIYSLLCTLLAACGGSPPAPVEDRSRYGGSSNNYSGYVVQRGDTLYSIAFRYGLDYRRLAAANNVPAPYTIYPGQRLKLAEADPAVAKSSTRRTTTSSSTPTQAAPKAVTKPAAQPVTPPVAKTPTPAVTKPSSKPATTSSSGTAGTGPVKSWRWPSEGKLVRKYSSTVHKGIDIGGKAGDPVVAVAGGVVVYAGTGIVGLGELLIVKHNDVYLSAYGHNRRLLVAEGNTVRAGQKIAEKGSSGTDSVRLHFEIRKEGKPIDPLRLLPRR; this is translated from the coding sequence ATGAAGATTTATCGAGTCGCCATCTACAGCCTTCTCTGCACGCTGCTCGCCGCCTGTGGCGGCAGCCCGCCGGCGCCGGTAGAAGATCGCAGTCGATATGGCGGTAGTTCGAATAATTACAGCGGCTATGTGGTCCAACGGGGCGATACACTCTACTCGATCGCGTTTCGCTATGGTCTGGATTATCGGCGTCTCGCTGCAGCGAACAATGTGCCAGCTCCTTATACAATCTATCCGGGGCAGCGACTGAAGCTCGCCGAAGCGGACCCGGCGGTGGCTAAATCCTCGACTCGTCGCACCACGACGAGTTCCAGTACACCAACACAGGCGGCACCCAAAGCGGTCACCAAGCCCGCAGCGCAACCGGTCACTCCCCCTGTCGCGAAAACTCCCACCCCTGCTGTCACAAAGCCTTCATCCAAGCCTGCTACAACTTCCTCATCTGGAACGGCGGGTACGGGCCCAGTGAAAAGCTGGCGCTGGCCTTCGGAAGGGAAGCTCGTGAGGAAGTATTCCTCGACGGTGCACAAGGGGATAGATATTGGCGGTAAAGCCGGTGACCCGGTTGTAGCGGTGGCCGGCGGCGTAGTGGTTTATGCCGGCACGGGTATTGTCGGGCTCGGTGAACTGCTAATCGTCAAACACAATGATGTTTACCTGAGCGCCTATGGCCACAACCGACGATTGCTGGTGGCCGAGGGCAATACTGTCCGTGCAGGGCAGAAGATTGCGGAAAAAGGGAGCAGTGGCACCGATTCGGTCCGGCTGCATTTCGAGATCCGCAAAGAGGGTAAACCGATCGATCCCCTGCGTCTCCTGCCTCGTCGTTAG